A window of Thermodesulfobacteriota bacterium contains these coding sequences:
- a CDS encoding NAD-dependent epimerase/dehydratase family protein: MKIYVTGATGVLGKRIVRELSGLGHTVAGMARSAKGEETVGSMGGVPSRADLFDKDALLKDIEGSDVVIHAATSIPVKKRLKPEDFRLNDRIRREGTRIVAECAIQAGARRLVFQDVVWVARPEDGSFYDESSPVVPSPTLQSGIDGEGIVLGAGEKSGMVATVLRCGFFYGSDTAHTRQMGAGLKKRAFPIIGDGEALWSLIHIDDAASAFVTAALEDLPGIWHVVDDRPVKTGDFLNYFAGRIGAPQPYRFPVWLARFLAGSYSVGFFTASNNTSAAKLKRASGWSPKYPTYREGIQQVVRDWKAEGFL, from the coding sequence ATGAAGATATACGTAACGGGAGCGACGGGAGTGCTCGGAAAGAGGATAGTCAGGGAGCTCTCCGGACTCGGGCACACCGTCGCCGGCATGGCGAGGAGCGCGAAGGGCGAAGAGACGGTCGGGTCCATGGGCGGAGTGCCTTCACGCGCCGACCTCTTCGACAAGGACGCCCTTTTGAAGGACATCGAGGGCTCGGACGTCGTCATACACGCGGCGACGTCAATACCGGTAAAGAAGAGGCTCAAGCCCGAGGATTTCAGGCTGAACGACCGCATACGCCGCGAGGGGACACGTATCGTCGCCGAATGCGCCATCCAAGCGGGCGCACGCAGGCTCGTATTCCAGGACGTCGTATGGGTCGCCCGTCCCGAGGACGGTTCGTTTTACGACGAGAGCTCGCCGGTCGTCCCGTCGCCTACGCTCCAGTCGGGCATAGACGGCGAGGGAATCGTGCTCGGGGCGGGTGAAAAGAGCGGCATGGTCGCGACCGTCCTCAGGTGCGGGTTTTTCTACGGCTCGGACACTGCGCACACGAGGCAAATGGGCGCGGGGCTCAAAAAGAGGGCGTTCCCGATAATCGGGGACGGCGAGGCGCTGTGGTCGCTCATTCACATCGACGATGCGGCGTCGGCCTTCGTGACGGCCGCACTCGAAGACCTCCCCGGGATATGGCACGTCGTCGACGACAGGCCGGTCAAGACGGGCGATTTTCTCAATTACTTCGCGGGGCGAATAGGAGCGCCTCAGCCCTACAGGTTCCCGGTGTGGCTCGCTCGTTTTCTTGCGGGAAGCTATTCCGTCGGGTTCTTCACGGCGTCGAACAATACTTCCGCCGCTAAGCTCAAGCGCGCGTCGGGCTGGTCGCCGAAATATCCCACGTACAGGGAAGGGATACAGCAGGTCGTCAGGGACTGGAAGGCCGAGGGCTTCCTCTAA
- a CDS encoding nuclear transport factor 2 family protein, with translation MTDEERKSIAAEYLKSLDYKRDFYHLIAEDAEVYFPNWGVARGADEYKKLFSHLGTLVEDFTHFHAYINWIIQGDMVVAEGSSKGSLKSGETWSDSKWCDVFEIRDGKIQRLYIYLDPEYSRY, from the coding sequence ATGACGGACGAAGAAAGAAAGTCGATAGCCGCTGAATACCTGAAGAGCCTCGACTACAAGAGGGACTTTTACCATCTTATCGCGGAAGACGCGGAGGTTTATTTCCCGAACTGGGGCGTCGCCAGGGGGGCCGACGAGTACAAGAAGCTCTTCTCGCACCTGGGGACGCTGGTCGAGGACTTCACACACTTCCACGCTTACATAAACTGGATAATCCAGGGCGACATGGTCGTGGCCGAGGGGTCGAGCAAGGGCAGTCTCAAGAGCGGGGAGACCTGGAGCGACAGCAAGTGGTGCGACGTGTTCGAGATAAGGGACGGCAAGATACAGCGGCTCTACATATATCTCGACCCCGAGTATTCGCGTTATTAA
- a CDS encoding helix-turn-helix domain-containing protein — protein MEIRIKETACPVGSAIDAFGGKWKPDIIYYLRQSPKRFNELRRLIPKVTQRMLTQQLRELERDGLVNREQFMEIPPKVVYSLSDLGLSLIPVFDVLEEWGARNVKKIERARARYDSSLKARA, from the coding sequence ATGGAAATAAGGATAAAAGAAACAGCCTGCCCCGTGGGAAGCGCGATAGACGCCTTCGGGGGGAAGTGGAAGCCGGACATCATTTATTACCTCAGGCAGTCCCCGAAGCGCTTCAACGAGCTCAGGAGGCTTATACCGAAGGTCACGCAGAGGATGCTCACACAGCAGCTCCGCGAGTTGGAGAGAGACGGTCTCGTAAACCGGGAGCAGTTCATGGAGATACCGCCGAAGGTTGTCTACTCGCTGTCCGACCTCGGCCTCTCTCTCATCCCCGTATTCGACGTCCTCGAAGAATGGGGCGCCCGCAACGTAAAGAAGATAGAGAGGGCCCGCGCGCGTTACGATTCCTCCCTCAAAGCCCGCGCCTGA
- a CDS encoding alpha/beta hydrolase — protein MAEDLGFIHKYVPASDAESEEAIFIFHGTGGDEESLLPVADIILPGAAVVSPRGKVIENGMPRFFRRFAEGVFDLEDLHMRTEELAKFIERARTAYGLEDKRLVAAGYSNGANIAASLVLTHPGIFSKAVLFHPMVPFVPERLPDLTGTDVLITAGTNDPIVDPEGTRELARLLRQSRALVDVFWHDRGHSLTSEELSAARTFLENPA, from the coding sequence ATGGCGGAAGATTTGGGCTTCATACATAAATATGTACCGGCGAGCGACGCCGAAAGCGAAGAGGCGATCTTCATTTTCCACGGCACCGGAGGGGACGAGGAGAGCCTCCTCCCCGTGGCCGATATCATACTGCCGGGCGCCGCCGTCGTAAGCCCAAGGGGGAAGGTGATCGAAAACGGAATGCCGCGTTTCTTCAGGCGTTTCGCGGAAGGTGTTTTCGACCTCGAAGACCTTCACATGAGAACGGAGGAGCTCGCGAAATTCATAGAGAGGGCGCGGACCGCATACGGCCTCGAAGATAAGCGGCTCGTGGCCGCCGGGTATTCGAACGGGGCGAATATAGCGGCGAGTCTCGTACTCACGCATCCTGGGATTTTCTCGAAGGCCGTTCTCTTTCACCCGATGGTGCCGTTCGTCCCCGAGCGGCTTCCGGACCTCACGGGTACGGATGTCCTGATAACAGCGGGCACTAACGATCCGATAGTCGATCCGGAAGGCACGAGGGAGCTTGCGCGGCTGTTAAGACAATCCCGTGCGCTGGTGGATGTCTTCTGGCACGACAGGGGGCACAGCCTCACGAGCGAAGAGCTCTCCGCAGCAAGGACTTTCCTCGAAAACCCCGCCTGA
- a CDS encoding zinc ribbon domain-containing protein — translation MPIYEFFCKKCNTVFKFYSRTIDTTTIPKCPRCRRVKLERMFSSFATLGKSGKGEDTAPDIDASKLESALSLLERGAESVDAEDPRQAADFMRKLTDAAGISMGEGMEEALARMERGEDPDSIEAEMGELLSEGSFELDSKKKKKGRKKSDDKPEIDETLYEL, via the coding sequence ATGCCGATTTACGAGTTCTTCTGTAAGAAGTGCAATACCGTTTTCAAGTTCTACTCCAGAACCATCGATACCACGACGATACCGAAGTGCCCCAGGTGCAGGCGCGTTAAGCTCGAAAGGATGTTCTCGTCTTTCGCCACGCTCGGCAAGAGCGGGAAGGGTGAGGATACGGCCCCTGACATAGACGCGTCCAAGCTCGAGAGCGCTCTCTCCTTGCTCGAACGCGGCGCCGAAAGCGTGGACGCCGAGGACCCCAGGCAGGCGGCGGATTTCATGAGGAAGCTCACAGACGCAGCCGGCATATCCATGGGGGAGGGGATGGAAGAGGCGCTCGCCCGTATGGAGCGGGGAGAGGACCCGGACAGTATAGAGGCGGAGATGGGGGAGCTTCTGTCGGAGGGTTCCTTCGAGCTCGATTCCAAAAAGAAAAAAAAGGGCCGGAAAAAGTCTGACGACAAGCCCGAGATCGACGAAACCCTTTACGAGCTTTAA
- a CDS encoding glucose 1-dehydrogenase produces the protein MRLEGKTALITGGGEGIGRATALLFTKEGARVGIMGRTKSKLDGVAAEGEGPGGITAFEGDVSSEADAKRVVEEFYKKHGRIDILFNNAGILEGGTVVTTTMAVWDRTIDINVKGVFLMSKYAVPLMAKHGGGSIINNSSVLGIVGMENCVAYNASKGAVRQITRSMALDHAKENIRVNSICPGYIKTKMDVEFMGNPPDAEEQLDRIAAGMIPLVRRAEPVEVGHAVLYLASDDSKYVTGSDLVIDGGWTTL, from the coding sequence ATGAGACTCGAAGGCAAGACCGCGCTTATAACCGGCGGAGGCGAGGGGATAGGCAGGGCGACCGCGCTTTTGTTCACGAAGGAGGGCGCCAGGGTCGGAATAATGGGGAGGACCAAATCGAAGCTGGACGGCGTCGCCGCAGAGGGCGAAGGGCCCGGCGGGATCACGGCGTTCGAGGGGGACGTCTCGTCCGAGGCCGACGCGAAGAGGGTGGTGGAGGAATTTTATAAAAAGCACGGGCGCATCGACATACTCTTTAACAACGCCGGAATACTCGAAGGCGGGACAGTCGTCACGACGACGATGGCCGTCTGGGACAGGACGATAGATATAAACGTGAAGGGCGTCTTTCTCATGAGCAAGTACGCCGTTCCGCTTATGGCGAAGCACGGCGGCGGCTCGATCATAAACAACTCTTCGGTCCTCGGAATCGTGGGCATGGAAAACTGCGTTGCGTACAACGCCTCGAAGGGGGCTGTAAGGCAGATAACGAGGAGCATGGCGCTCGACCACGCGAAGGAAAACATACGGGTGAACTCCATCTGCCCGGGTTACATAAAGACGAAGATGGACGTCGAGTTCATGGGGAACCCGCCCGACGCCGAGGAGCAGCTCGACAGGATAGCGGCCGGGATGATACCGCTCGTAAGGCGCGCCGAGCCTGTAGAGGTTGGGCACGCCGTCTTGTACCTGGCGAGCGACGATTCGAAGTACGTTACGGGCTCCGACCTCGTAATCGACGGCGGCTGGACGACGCTCTAG
- a CDS encoding glutathione S-transferase N-terminal domain-containing protein yields the protein MIDFYTAGTPNGRKIAIMLEETGLPYNLIHLDLENLDQKEEWYLKLNPNGRIPTIVDKDNDDFAVFESGAILIYLAEKTGQFMPADVKGRSTVIQWLMFQMAGIGPMQGQANVFFRYAPEKIEYAINRYHRETKRLYQVLEKRLAESEYLAGDYSIADMATYPWIAVHNWAGVGVEDLPNLRRWMRDVRLRPGVARGMDVPKSKKETKDEAAERGSKLLV from the coding sequence ATGATAGATTTTTATACGGCGGGGACTCCGAACGGCAGAAAGATTGCGATAATGCTGGAGGAGACGGGGCTCCCCTATAACCTCATACATCTCGACCTCGAAAATCTCGATCAGAAGGAAGAGTGGTATCTAAAGCTCAACCCCAACGGCAGGATACCGACGATTGTGGATAAGGACAACGACGATTTCGCCGTATTCGAGTCGGGTGCGATACTGATTTATCTCGCGGAGAAGACGGGGCAGTTCATGCCGGCTGACGTGAAAGGGCGCTCGACCGTTATACAGTGGCTCATGTTCCAGATGGCGGGGATAGGGCCTATGCAGGGGCAGGCGAACGTCTTTTTCAGGTATGCGCCGGAGAAGATAGAGTACGCGATAAACCGTTATCACCGCGAAACGAAGAGGCTGTACCAGGTTCTCGAAAAGAGGCTCGCCGAGAGCGAGTATCTTGCCGGGGATTATTCGATCGCCGACATGGCGACATACCCCTGGATTGCGGTGCACAACTGGGCGGGAGTCGGCGTCGAGGACCTTCCGAACCTGAGAAGGTGGATGAGGGACGTGAGACTGCGTCCCGGAGTGGCGAGGGGGATGGACGTTCCGAAGTCGAAAAAAGAAACCAAGGATGAGGCCGCGGAGAGGGGCTCGAAGCTCCTCGTGTGA
- a CDS encoding 2OG-Fe(II) oxygenase — MTANGKSSKAALQKQIASLDWNGIACGLDTYGYAVIGPILTPEECGSLTAAYGDDERYRKTVVMENKGYGSGEYKYFSYPLPPVVEGLRGSLYPFLSGIANRWNEAMSIDVGYPGDHESFKARCRAAGQTKPTPLILRYRPGDYNCLHQDVYGEHVFPLQVAFLLSEPGRDFEGGEFVLTGQRPRMQSSVEVVPLRQGEGVIFPVRERPVRGARGFHRVNMRHGVSRIRSGERFTMGVIFHDAE; from the coding sequence ATGACGGCGAACGGCAAATCGAGTAAAGCAGCACTCCAGAAACAGATCGCGTCGCTCGATTGGAACGGCATAGCATGCGGGCTCGACACATACGGCTACGCCGTTATCGGTCCCATACTGACCCCGGAGGAGTGCGGCTCGCTGACGGCCGCCTACGGCGATGATGAGCGGTACCGCAAGACCGTCGTCATGGAAAACAAGGGCTACGGCAGCGGAGAATACAAGTATTTCTCCTACCCGCTCCCGCCTGTAGTCGAAGGGCTCAGGGGGAGTCTCTACCCCTTCCTCTCCGGGATAGCCAACCGCTGGAACGAAGCCATGTCCATAGACGTCGGCTACCCCGGCGATCACGAATCCTTCAAGGCCCGCTGCCGCGCCGCCGGGCAGACGAAACCGACCCCGCTCATCCTGAGGTATAGGCCGGGCGACTACAACTGCCTCCACCAGGATGTCTACGGCGAGCACGTCTTCCCGCTCCAGGTGGCGTTCCTCCTGTCGGAGCCCGGGCGCGATTTCGAGGGCGGCGAGTTCGTCCTCACGGGTCAGCGGCCCCGCATGCAGTCGAGCGTCGAGGTCGTCCCGCTCAGGCAGGGTGAAGGGGTCATCTTCCCCGTGCGCGAGAGGCCTGTACGCGGCGCGCGCGGCTTTCACCGCGTCAACATGCGTCACGGCGTCAGCCGCATCCGCTCAGGAGAGCGGTTCACCATGGGCGTCATATTCCACGACGCGGAGTAA
- a CDS encoding DUF2461 domain-containing protein gives MSDGFHGFSKGAFGFLRDLKGNNNKEWFDENRGVFEECVLTPARYFVVALGGRLKTLSPGVKAIPEIDKSIFRLRRDTRFSEDKTPYKTHLGILFWEGPGKKLDNPNFYVHLNEDSIFIGAGEYRFPPGSLRAYRDAVVHPKNGAGLGKILKRFSENPSYKIGGRHYKRIPPGYGPSHGNAELLLHNGLFVYYEGPVPEEAYSERFVDFCFGVLKDMSPLFLWTLKVLGSAKGGASPVRRGL, from the coding sequence ATGAGCGACGGATTCCACGGCTTTTCGAAAGGGGCGTTCGGGTTCCTCAGGGATCTCAAGGGGAACAACAATAAAGAATGGTTCGACGAGAACAGGGGCGTGTTCGAGGAATGCGTCCTCACGCCGGCGAGGTATTTCGTCGTCGCGCTCGGCGGGCGTCTTAAAACGCTCTCGCCCGGTGTGAAAGCCATACCCGAGATAGATAAATCGATATTCAGGCTGAGGCGCGACACCCGGTTCAGCGAGGACAAGACGCCTTACAAGACGCACCTCGGGATTCTATTCTGGGAGGGGCCGGGGAAGAAGCTCGACAATCCGAACTTTTACGTCCATCTGAACGAGGATTCTATTTTCATCGGCGCGGGGGAGTACCGCTTCCCGCCGGGGAGCTTGAGGGCGTACAGGGATGCGGTGGTCCATCCGAAAAATGGCGCCGGGCTCGGAAAAATATTGAAGCGTTTCTCGGAGAACCCTTCGTACAAGATCGGGGGCAGGCATTACAAGCGGATACCGCCCGGATACGGCCCCTCGCACGGGAACGCGGAGCTCCTTCTGCATAACGGGCTCTTCGTATACTACGAAGGCCCGGTCCCGGAGGAGGCATATTCAGAGAGGTTCGTAGATTTCTGCTTCGGGGTGTTGAAGGACATGTCGCCGCTCTTCCTCTGGACGCTGAAGGTTCTAGGGAGCGCAAAGGGCGGCGCGTCTCCCGTCAGGCGCGGGCTTTGA
- a CDS encoding ring-cleaving dioxygenase yields MPSKILGIHHITAIATSAKNNHEFYTKVLGLRLVKKTVNFDDPGTYHFYYGNETGEPGTLLTFFPWEGIRRGRLGTGQVTAVSYSVPKGSMKFWLDRFGRYGVIYNNPSERQGEEVMVFVDPDGLKLELVSGPEEDDRKPWLADEIPAEHAIRGFHNAALTLEGYEATARLLTEEFGYVKVAEHVNRFRFENPNGRHANKIDLVCLPSGQRGSVAGGSVHHIAFRVANSEDQMEVRERLVGLGYNVTPRMERNYFKSIYFREPGGVLFEVATDEPGFAIDEDVSELGRSLKLPEWLEPRRKDIEKALPEI; encoded by the coding sequence ATGCCGAGCAAGATACTTGGGATTCACCACATAACGGCGATAGCGACGAGCGCGAAGAATAACCACGAGTTTTATACGAAGGTGCTGGGGCTTCGCCTCGTGAAAAAGACGGTCAATTTCGACGACCCGGGGACGTACCATTTTTATTACGGGAACGAGACCGGGGAGCCGGGGACGCTGCTTACGTTCTTCCCGTGGGAGGGGATAAGGCGGGGGAGGCTCGGGACGGGGCAGGTGACGGCCGTCTCGTATTCCGTCCCGAAGGGCTCCATGAAGTTCTGGCTCGACAGGTTCGGCCGCTACGGGGTGATTTACAATAACCCGTCGGAGAGGCAAGGCGAGGAGGTGATGGTGTTCGTCGATCCGGACGGCCTCAAGCTCGAGCTCGTCTCGGGCCCGGAGGAGGACGACCGGAAGCCGTGGCTTGCCGACGAGATCCCGGCCGAGCACGCGATAAGGGGTTTTCACAACGCCGCGCTCACGCTCGAAGGGTACGAGGCGACGGCGAGGCTCCTTACGGAGGAATTCGGATACGTCAAGGTCGCGGAGCACGTCAACAGGTTCAGGTTCGAAAATCCGAACGGCAGGCATGCCAACAAGATAGACCTCGTCTGCCTTCCCTCGGGGCAGCGGGGGAGCGTCGCGGGCGGCTCGGTGCATCACATCGCGTTCCGCGTCGCGAATTCCGAGGACCAGATGGAGGTGAGGGAAAGGCTCGTCGGGCTCGGATATAACGTTACGCCGCGGATGGAGAGGAACTATTTCAAGTCGATTTATTTCAGGGAGCCGGGGGGAGTCCTGTTCGAAGTCGCGACGGACGAGCCCGGTTTCGCGATAGACGAGGACGTGAGCGAGCTCGGAAGGTCGCTCAAGCTGCCGGAGTGGCTCGAACCCCGAAGGAAGGACATCGAAAAGGCGCTGCCGGAGATATAG
- a CDS encoding dihydrolipoyl dehydrogenase: MKLVKTDVAIIGAGTAGMVAYSSASKRTGNTLLIEGGPYGTTCARVGCMPSKLLVAAAEAAHAVKEAPGFGVFPGGEARIDGRKVMERVKSERGRFVGFVLDSIERMPPERRLAGHARFLDDNTLDVGGHTRVEAKSVVIATGSSPSILPMFSGLGDRLIVNDDVFEWDDLPPSVVIFGAGVIGLELGQALHRLGVRTAILSKNGLVGPINHPAIKKYAAETFAGEFYVDTDAEVLGVSRKDGGVEVRYVGLDGGERTEEFEYLLAATGRTPNVKDIGLENTSLKLDKRGVPVFDRYTMRCGESSIFIAGDADNDAPVLHEAADEGRIAGENAALYPEVKAGRRKTALSIVFTDPEIAIAGPGYNELKNTEGLCFVTGTVSFEKQGRSRVMRKNKGILHVYAEYGTGVFLGAEMFGPRAEHVGHLLAWAAEKRMTVPEMLAMPYYHPVVEEAVRTALSSANEKLHKGHALSPESVECGPGI; the protein is encoded by the coding sequence ATGAAGCTGGTCAAAACCGACGTTGCAATCATCGGAGCGGGGACGGCGGGCATGGTCGCTTACAGCAGCGCCTCGAAGCGCACCGGGAACACACTTCTTATCGAGGGCGGACCCTACGGGACGACGTGCGCCAGGGTGGGCTGCATGCCGAGTAAGCTCCTCGTAGCGGCGGCCGAGGCCGCGCACGCCGTCAAGGAAGCCCCCGGCTTCGGGGTATTTCCCGGGGGGGAGGCGAGAATCGACGGGCGGAAGGTCATGGAGCGGGTGAAGAGCGAAAGGGGCCGCTTCGTCGGCTTCGTCCTCGACTCCATAGAAAGGATGCCGCCCGAAAGAAGGCTTGCGGGCCACGCGCGGTTTTTGGACGACAACACGCTAGATGTCGGCGGCCACACAAGGGTCGAGGCGAAGTCTGTCGTCATAGCCACCGGCTCGAGCCCGTCCATTCTCCCGATGTTCAGCGGGCTCGGCGACAGGCTTATAGTGAACGACGACGTCTTCGAATGGGACGACCTGCCGCCGTCCGTTGTAATCTTCGGCGCGGGCGTAATAGGCCTCGAGCTCGGGCAGGCCCTTCACCGTCTCGGCGTACGGACCGCGATACTCAGCAAGAACGGCCTCGTCGGGCCGATAAATCATCCGGCGATAAAGAAGTACGCCGCGGAAACGTTCGCCGGCGAGTTTTACGTCGATACGGACGCCGAGGTTTTGGGGGTTTCCCGGAAAGACGGCGGCGTCGAGGTGCGGTACGTCGGCCTCGACGGAGGCGAGCGGACGGAGGAATTCGAATATCTCCTCGCCGCCACGGGGAGGACGCCGAACGTAAAGGACATCGGGCTCGAGAACACGAGCCTTAAGCTCGACAAGAGGGGAGTCCCGGTTTTCGACCGCTACACGATGAGGTGCGGCGAGAGCTCCATATTCATTGCAGGGGATGCGGATAACGACGCGCCGGTGCTCCACGAGGCCGCGGACGAGGGGCGGATCGCGGGAGAGAACGCGGCGCTCTATCCCGAGGTCAAAGCCGGGCGGAGAAAGACAGCGCTCAGCATCGTGTTCACCGATCCGGAGATCGCGATAGCGGGCCCCGGTTACAACGAGCTCAAGAATACGGAGGGGCTTTGCTTCGTTACGGGTACGGTCTCGTTCGAAAAGCAGGGCAGAAGCAGGGTCATGCGGAAGAACAAGGGAATACTTCACGTGTATGCGGAGTACGGGACCGGGGTTTTCCTCGGGGCCGAGATGTTCGGGCCGCGCGCCGAGCACGTAGGGCACCTCCTCGCGTGGGCGGCGGAGAAGAGGATGACCGTCCCCGAGATGCTTGCCATGCCCTATTACCACCCCGTCGTAGAAGAGGCCGTCAGGACGGCTCTGAGCTCGGCGAACGAGAAGCTCCACAAGGGACACGCGCTAAGCCCGGAGAGCGTCGAGTGCGGCCCCGGAATCTGA
- the ada gene encoding bifunctional DNA-binding transcriptional regulator/O6-methylguanine-DNA methyltransferase Ada, with amino-acid sequence MTTKESGGIIPRGDDERWAAVLERDRGSDGAFYYAVLTTGVYCRPSCPARKARRENVLFFTAREEAERKGFRPCRRCRPDEDGDAGSAEAVVRACRTIEESGGSAGLADLARAAGMSRFHFHRLFKAITGVTPKAYSNAVRRKSVREKLPASASVTDAIYRSGFGSSSRFYESSGKMLGMKPGEFRSGGSGASLSFAVGQCSLGAVLVAASERGVAAIMLGDDPEELVRELERSFPKAELSGGDEGFERLVATVVGFVENPSRGLWLPLDIRGTAFQERVWRALMEIPAGETATYSEIAEKIGAPGSARAVGAACASNMLAVAIPCHRVVRTDGSLSGYRWGIGRKRTLLGRESG; translated from the coding sequence ATGACGACAAAAGAAAGCGGCGGGATTATCCCGCGCGGCGACGACGAAAGGTGGGCGGCGGTCCTTGAAAGGGACCGCGGCAGCGACGGCGCGTTTTACTACGCCGTGCTGACGACGGGCGTATACTGCAGGCCGTCCTGCCCGGCCCGCAAGGCCCGGCGCGAAAACGTCCTCTTTTTCACCGCCCGCGAAGAGGCCGAACGCAAGGGTTTCAGGCCGTGCAGGAGATGCCGCCCCGACGAGGACGGAGACGCGGGCAGCGCCGAAGCGGTCGTAAGGGCATGCCGGACGATAGAGGAATCCGGCGGCTCCGCCGGCCTGGCCGATCTCGCCCGCGCGGCGGGCATGAGCCGCTTCCACTTCCACAGGCTGTTCAAGGCAATCACCGGCGTCACGCCCAAGGCGTACTCGAACGCCGTCAGGAGAAAAAGCGTCAGGGAGAAGCTCCCCGCCTCGGCCAGCGTCACCGACGCCATATACCGCTCGGGGTTCGGCTCGAGCTCCCGGTTCTACGAATCCTCGGGGAAGATGCTCGGTATGAAGCCGGGCGAATTCCGCTCCGGCGGGAGCGGCGCGAGCCTCAGCTTCGCCGTCGGTCAGTGCTCTCTTGGGGCGGTCCTGGTCGCCGCTTCCGAAAGGGGCGTAGCCGCCATAATGCTCGGGGACGACCCCGAAGAGCTCGTGCGCGAGCTCGAACGGAGCTTCCCGAAGGCGGAGCTCTCGGGCGGCGATGAGGGTTTCGAGAGGCTCGTCGCAACCGTAGTCGGGTTCGTCGAAAATCCCTCCCGGGGCCTCTGGCTTCCGCTCGACATACGCGGGACGGCATTTCAGGAAAGGGTCTGGCGGGCGCTCATGGAGATTCCGGCCGGCGAGACGGCGACCTACAGCGAAATCGCGGAAAAAATCGGCGCTCCCGGGTCGGCCCGCGCCGTCGGTGCGGCATGCGCGTCGAACATGCTCGCCGTCGCCATACCGTGCCACCGCGTCGTGAGAACGGACGGCTCCCTCAGCGGGTACAGGTGGGGGATCGGGCGCAAGCGCACGTTACTCGGTCGCGAATCCGGATAA